From Gadus macrocephalus chromosome 16, ASM3116895v1:
AAAGCACATCGAAATACCGTAGGTCTAACATTACCTCTATGTGCAAATGTTATAGGCAGTTCAACCTGAGGCGCGCTGGGACATTTTCCACCTGCTCAGATGCTGCCTTGGATGACCTCATCAGGGAGACAGTGGCTGGGAATGACCGCATCGTTCCAGAGTCTGTGAGGGCGCAGCTGCGTGCGCAGCAAATTAATGTTCAAAGGAGCAGAGTGCGTTCAAGCATGCTGAGGGTGAAccctgcagcagctgcagcaagAACAATGTCCCAGACACTGCAAAGAAGGGCATATAGAGTTGCTGGCCCAAACTCCTTGTGGCACATCGATGGCAACCACAAGTTGATAAGGTAGATATTAACATTAGCATACCAGACTTTGGTGTTCGCTTTAAAGGTGTGGTTAATTTGTCTCCGTAGGCTATGTATTGTTCATCTAAATTATATTTTCACTGTTTCAGGTGGAGGATTGTTATCCATGGGGCCATCGATGGATACAGCCGGTTGGTTGTGTTCCTCCGAGCCTCCGATAACAACCGGAGCAGCACGGTGATGGAGAGCTTCCTGAGTGCTGTGGCGAAGTATGGCGTGCCTTCGAGGGTCAGGACTGACCACGGAGGTGAGAACAACTCGGTCTGCCTCATGATGAACTTGTTCAGAGGGTCAAAGAGAGGTAGTGCTCTCCGGGGGAGAAGCACCCACAACCAGCGCATCGAACGGCTCTGGGGGGATTTGTGGCGAGGAATGTCCAACGTATACTATGAACTCTTCAACTTCCTGGAGAGCGAAGGTATCGTGGACATCGACAATGAGATGCACATGGCGGCACTGCACTACGTGTACCTCCCGCCATAGACCACGGAACGTGTTTGAACAAGGGGGGGCCACAATCGCAAGAGGGGGTCACCAACATTTTAGGTCCGACATTATCCATAGCCAAGGCTATGCACGGTATACGAGGACACGCACGTAATGCCATCAGTCACGTCAGCCAGCACAGAACAGCGCAGAATAAAATGCACAAGAAAGGTACCTCGGTGGTAACGCAACTGAAACTGCTTGCTtgtaccagagagagagagagagagagagagagagagagagagagagagagagagagagagagagagagagagagagagagagagagagagagagagagagagagagagagagaatcacttTGCCAGGATGATTTTACTTTAAATGTCCAAACAGCCAACAACACTAATAACCCAAGTCCAAAATATGCCAGCGCAAATTGCCAAAACAGTCAACACAGCACAGAAGGCTAGCCTACATAGAGGAATCAATGGTCATGACTTAAGCCCACAACATGCCAGCACATAACTGTGCAGAATAAAATGCTCAATCAGCCAACAATACACAACAAAAGCACCACAGTAAGATGTTAACTCAACATAAACTCACTTGTATCAGTACAATGCAGTATAAAAACATTGAACAAAGAAGAGTGCACACGGCGGTGCTAATAAAACCATTGACCTACGCTTAAAACTTCCCAAAGGCCTGCCTGCGTCTGTCATTGGCCTGCACGAACTCCTTAGCGATGGCTGTCATGTCGATGTCCTCCAGAATGTCACGGTGAATATGGCAGTTCATCAAGTCATTCAGTCTTTTTTGTGTCATTGTGGATCGGAGGTATGATTTCAGTCGACGAAGTGTGGAAAACGAACGCTCTGCTGATGCCATACTGACTGGGATGGTGAAAAAAAGTTTCAGAAGTTTGTGTACTTCGGGCAGCAGGTCTTTTGCGACAGGAACAGCATTCATTGCATTGCTTATTACTCTCACTGACAGTTTGTCATTTTGAAGTGCAGATGTCTTAATCGTGTCTGGCAACATGCGCAACTGTGCGGAGAGTTGATCAAAGTCAAAATCTTTGTATAGAGACGTAATGGATGATGGGAGTGTCACCTCATCCCCGTTCCCAGCTGTCACTAGTTGCCTCTCAATGTCCACCACTACTCCGAAATCACGCTGGTCGAAGCGCCTATCCAGCTCATTGTCAATGATGTCCAACACCTCAAAATACTGCTTCCTGAAGTATTGTGATGCACCATCAAACAGGTGCTGTGTATCACTTCCAAACTTTTTGGGCAGTCTTGGTTGCCTGGGTAGCTGGGGGCGCTCAGTCAGATCGGTAGATTCCTCACTAACTGACTTGAAAGAAGCTGTCAAATTCCTTGTCCGATCGTTGCCTTTGGATGAAAGCCCGTGTCACAGTGACTGCGCTTTGCGCATCTTGCAGCATTATGTTGGTATTTTGCAAAGTCTTGGACAACTGCTCAGTTGGGGAAAAAATCAAGTGCGCCAGGCGTAGACCGAAGTAGGTGCTGAAGTAGGTGCCAAAATGCCTGCAGCTTTTCGACCAGGTTCATCGTGTGATTCTTCCGAAAACTCCTCCATCGCAGTGGTAAGTACAGAGTAGTTGTCTATGACTGACTTCAGGGCCCTGCTTCTCACCGTCCATCTCGTAGGACAGAGCGTGCGAAGGTTCTGTGTTTCTGGTTTCAGCTCGGCCTTTAGTGACTGGAATGCGTTGTTTCGTTTGGGGGACTGCTTAATTAGCTGTGCCACATCATGCACAATGTCTAgtgtagggatgggcatttgaagaaattttcttgatcgagcatcgctagagttatcgatcaattatcgattaatcattaacttttttctatgttttttttctaatgtttttatcaatgaaatctttattccaacaataatgtatgggccaaaattaatacaatacagttaacttgaagacctacaactgtttaacagttttaaaataataaatacaggcattataggttataggcctatgcggcgctcgtaaagtccgaacaatgcgcctacaggcgctcttaaaggtttggaaacgattcaacaagactaaatctgtagcctattccaattacaataagtagcgaacttatcggacaacaataatcaaacaaaggcagtaggctaaaagtgggcattaaactgtataactgttatgaaaaaaaagggggggggaaaggccgacatataatgcctgcagccggcgcgcggaaaaggctcgcaacaaaaagatgagccacccatttacaaacaattgcatgaactagtctatctaaaagcaataccttattgaacatatataaggctggacttgttgctaaaatatcacagttttggcaaaatgtaacgactccaagaggcaccaagcggagcgagagtcaacacattaagaaagaaaagagcgactcacatacggtggtgactgtcgtccatagcatacagtaactccagcctacatatttttgtttaggaatataagcatgttaacatgctcgggggtcagacgcgaacgcagccttgtaactgtcagtccagcagcagaaaacacccgctctgacgggaccgaagttgcggggatgcagaggtattgtcgcgctaactttgacagcctggggaaccttcttccattcactttccaccagtcggcagggttatattcaattaaatgcttcaagactcacagtatgcaacacaacgtccttttgatcgataacaatataaattgatcgacgcatttcttaacgatcaattatcgagcatcgattaattatgcccatccctagtctaGTGCATCTCGAATCATTTTGTTGAAACCGTTCACGGCAAAAGCAGGCTCGTTCTTACTCACCGCTAGGTTTTTCTTAGCACAGCAGCGACATTGCGTGCAGAACAGTTTCCCTCTGGTCTCACAGAGTCAGCCAAGCAAAATCCTTGAACCACTGGTATTGCAAGGATCGGGTGCGTTGTGAAGAACCTGTCCCTTGCACCCTCTTGGTTCTTTTTAGCACATCGGGATTGCTTGGTTGATGAGGCGTTGTAAGATCCCTGCTGCACTCACTTGAGCAGTTCCCATGGCTAGCCTCAGCTAGGTTTGGTTCGGTTAGCGTAGTTGGagttgaagaacattcctctctGTTGCTTGGTTGGTGGTCCACAGTTGAAGGTTGGGGTACAGCTGTCCCATCAGATGATGCTGcgctttttatttgttttcctttGAAATATtcaaaaatggttttgtgcCTTTTCATTTTGATATTCCAATCCACGCCACGAACAATCTCTGCAGTCTACCACAATCACTAGTTCTACTTTTGCGCGATTTTCAGTGCTGCGCAGTTATAGGTCTACATTTTGCAACATTCATGCATGACGTGTGACGTGAACAATATTGGTTTAGAAATACGCTTGATTCAATTATTACAGCATGGGTTGTGTTTAAGTTTGATCTTGTCGACAGGTTTTGAGTTGAAAAAAAAACTTGCAGGCcaacattcatttatttttttaataatcattTCAAAAAGTTACCCGGGCCACGGCCCCCCTGGCCCGGCCGGTTCCGCGGTCTATGCCTCCCGCGGATTAACCGTGACCTTTGCGGCTTCATTGAACAGTGGAATAACCATGGACTGAGGACGGAAAGGCATGCTACTCCACTGCAGATGTTCGTCAGAGGTTGCCTGGAACGGCAGGGACAGACCACTACTGCAATGCTATCCGTAtttggtggagaaggaggtgctgctgaggaaggaggtgctgctgaggaaggagaaggggaagaTCCAGCAAGAGAGGGCGGTGCTGGTGCAGGAGAGGTGCACTGGCCTGAGAGGGTCACCGTACCCTCAAATCAGTACCTCATTGGGGATGCTGTTTTGGAGCAGCTAAACAGCACATTTGACCCTCTTGCTGGTCCTAGAGGAGACCTTGGACTGGACCTCATCCGTGAGGTTGTGTCTCTTCTGGCATTACAATGAGACACttggagtgccccccccccgtggaAGGATGCTTGGagtgcccccccacacacacacacacacacacagggaaggacgcttggagtccccccacacacacacacagggaaggacgcttggagttcccccacacacacacacacacacacagggaaggacgcttggagtgcccccacacacacacacagggaaggacgcttggagtgccccccacacacacacacacacacacacacacacacacagggaaggacgcttgaagtgcccccacacacacacacacagggaaggacgcttggagtgcccccacacacacacacagggaaggacgcttggagtgcccccacacacacacacacacagggaaggacgcttggagtgcccccacacacacacacacagggaaggacgcttggag
This genomic window contains:
- the LOC132474704 gene encoding uncharacterized protein LOC132474704; this translates as MAQILGVSVRTLSRRLRQFNLRRAGTFSTCSDAALDDLIRETVAGNDRIVPESVRAQLRAQQINVQRSRVRSSMLRVNPAAAAARTMSQTLQRRAYRVAGPNSLWHIDGNHKLIRWRIVIHGAIDGYSRLVVFLRASDNNRSSTVMESFLSAVAKYGVPSRVRTDHGGENNSVCLMMNLFRGSKRGSALRGRSTHNQRIERLWGDLWRGMSNVYYELFNFLESEGIVDIDNEMHMAALHYVYLPP